AGGGACTACACAACGCCATTGGGGTGGGTGTGAGGTCTATAAGCCAAAGAAGGGAGGCCTCAGCTTTGGGTCTGCTTCTTGCCAGGGGGGAGGGGCCTGCCCACACCCTGGCTCCCGGTACCACAGTGCCAGTCAGCCACGTCCTCTGAGTTACCACTTGTCCCTCTCCTCACCCGTCGGTGGAGGAGTCAAGGTACGGGAGGCCATGGGCTCTGGTTTTATAATGTAACcactgtgggagtgggggaggtgaCGTTCCAGGTAtttcagtgaaatatttaatatatttaaatatcaataaaatcaaaCTCTTTGTAAAAGTGCCCTGTTCTCTGCAGCTGTTTGGGGGGCAGGGTCGGGGGTCAGAAAGTGACAAAGCCTGGTAAGGCGGGCTCGCTCGTGTCCCAGGGGTCTCTGGGCCTCTCGCATCTGTGATCTAACAGCTTCCTGTGGTTTCCTGCCTGCCAGGATAAAGCTGCAGCTTTATCTTCAGAGAGCGTGAGGCCTTTCAGCATCATGAGGACAAATGTATCACCCCAGGTGTTTACTCTGACCCTGTCATGCACCAGGTCTGGACCTCTGTGGCTGCCATTACAGCACTAAGATCAGCCTCATCAGGAGTCTCACACAGGAGTGAAGGCCTTGGGATCACTCCCCTGCCTCTCACACTGAGTATGCAAAAGTGCCTTTTAGTTCAGTTTGTTTATTCTGCactccccccctcctctcccttctcctctcatgACTTGGCCACCTTCacccctcctttccccccttgCAGTTTTCGTTTTTCCCCCGCAAGCGTGCCCTCCTCAGTATAGACTGAAGGTTTTGTCATTGAGACGAGAATGGTCCACGAATctgtaaaagagagagaaactgtctcagatTGAGCCACACCAGGGTAAAGGGAAAGGGACCTCCTTAAAAGCGGTTGTCCTGACGGCCTCTGGACATGTGGGCAGGCGAGATGGAGCGGGACTGCTGTTAATGGATGCTGGTTGGGGTGGAAACACCCTCAGGATCCCACAGGAATGCTAGGGACATTGATTCTGTGCCTGTTCACCCTGAAAGCAAAGCAGACAGATCCAACTATACCCTGGAGAGATCACACTGCCCAGGGTCTGAGGCCCACTTCCCCTGATAAGGCTCTAAGCCTCTTCTATACTCTgacacccaccccactcccttttttgagctctggctatcctggaactgtgtaaaccaggctggctttgaactcccagaAGCCAGAGACTCGCTCgcttttgcttcctgagtgctgggactaaaggtgctcATCACTTAAATGGGTTTCAGTGTGGGGAGAGAACTTCTGCTGGTCTCCCACCCTGGCCCTCCTCAGCATCAGGTGATGCTCAGAGGTCACCTGGTCATTGGGCTTTTAATGAGACAATGGTGTGGAGTCTTGATCCAAGGGATGGCTTTCTCTGGACGCACACCCGGGATGTTGGACCTCCAGAAGCTGAAGTTCTGCGCATCCGTCACGGGGACTCTGAAGACCTGATTGGGGACTGGGTGGtttggaagaaaggaagaaagttcaTGTCCTCCAGAGTCCCTTGTTTTTTGTCTCGGGTTAAAAAGCACAGTCCAGGAAGTTGCTGTGACCAGGTGCGGAGGGATCCTGGCTATGTGGTCACCACACCCTACTGCCTACCTCACTTCTGGATTCCAGCATCTCACACCCTTAATGGTCAGATGGTTTAGACTTGGATTTTCCTGTTACTAAGTAAGCCCATCTCTAAGCCTTATGGGACAATGTACAAAATGGTGTCTATTGAttcaatatctttttttattgtattttaaaatttttgttttgacttctcactttacatcccagtcaCTGACCGCTTCCCAGTCACCCTaccccacaatccttccccacaTCTCTTCTCGCCTTCTCCTCTGAGCGGATGGGACCGCCTATGgatcccccagcccccagcacaTCAAGTGTCTACAGGCCGGGAGCGTCTTTTCcctcatcttttcttttctttcttttctttttttttggatttggttttttcgagacagggtttctctgtgtagccctggctgtcctggaactcactctgtagaccaggctggacttgaactcagaaatccacctgcttctgcctcccaagtgctgggattacagccctgcaccaccaccacccggctaatatCTTTTCTTAATCGCCCCACTCACTGTTTCCCTTCTGTCTGAAGTCACGCCTAATCTGCTCATTCTAAGAAGTTCCCTGAAATGAAAAAATGACACCACCTACTTTGGGAAGCCACTCAATAGCAGATGCTATCAAGTACCTGTTGCTCAAAATATTATAtaaggtgtatgtgtgtttgaaggTATACCTATGCACAGGTGCGTGAGCGTTCAGGTATACACAGAAGCCAAAGGCTCCCGAGGAGCCATCTAGAAAAGTCTGTCACTAGGACCAGGGGCTCCATGATTAGGCCAGGTTGACTGCACAGGCAGCCATTGTCATAGACACACCTGTCCCCTCTGCAGCTCTAGAGTTAGGAGTGTGTGCTTCCACggtcagggatcaaactcagatccttctgCTCGCAATGTCAACACTTCACTGACtcagctgcccctccccctgtgtgtgtgtgtgtgtggcatgcacacgagtgtgtatgtgtgccactCCTGCATGCTGTGAtcataaaagataaagaaatagacTAAGAATATGTTCTGTGGGGTGTGTGGTGAGGAGTTGGGAAAGGGGGCGCCTCGGTGGGCctatgccaaggcatcccttccccctgagggaccagacacaggaTGACAATATAGAATGGCTTAGAATAGTTTTTTTAGGGCGCAGGGAGGGGAGTtaggagggtagtagaggcagagaagggcagaaggaaggagagagtaaagaagtagaggccagccatgaccacgtggagacaggggggaagggaagggggagggggaagaagggcaagagacagagcaagagtaagagaggacaagagagcgaggaggggcgAGCAGCtcctttatagtgggccaggcctgcctggctgttgccaggtaactgtgtggTAACTCTGTAGAgtccagacagagtaccaacaCTGCGGgcatgtgtagaggccagagctTTAATGTTGACTGCTTTCCtctattgctttgtttttaataatttaatgtttttatttaattaattaacttttgttttttgagacagggtctctttgcatttccttggctatcctggaacttactattaTACACCAAgttggcctccagctcacagggaccctcctgcctcgacctcccaagtgctgggattaaagagtggGCTGCTGTACCTTACAAAACTTCATATTTTAAAGATCAAATTATGGTCTATATTTTCTGGTTTTCTCTGtaatttttttgtaaagatttatttatttatttatttatttatttatttatttatttagtatgtgtaagtacactgtagctatcttcagagacacaccagaagaggacgtcatatctcattacagatggttgtgagccaccatgtggttgctgtgatttgaactcaggaccttcagaagagcagtcagtgctcttaactgctgagccatctctccagccccattttctcTGTAATTTGGAGAATTCTTTTAAATCCTTAATTCTTTGACTAAATGTTACATTTTTTACCTAGCTGTTTTCCTATTAataagctttaatttttttctgttacaaATAACTTAAATACTCCTTTCCTTATATTTGCCTGTTTTGATATCTAAAcgtttttagtttagttttggcCTGGCCTGTGGTGTAGACCTATAATCTCAGttactcagaaggctgaagcaggcagACCATAAGCTTAAGTCCGAACCATGGAGTGAAAGTccatctgaaaataaaaatataaaaaaaggtggaactgcagagatggctcaggggttaagaacactgactgctcttccaaaggtcctgagttcaattcccagcaaccacatagtggctcacaaccatctacaatgggatcgatgaccttttctggtatgtctgaagacagggacaatatactcatatacaaaagtctttttaaaaattatatatatggctGATGGTATAGCCCTGTGGTGAAGTGAAATACATTGAAAGGCTTTGGGTTCAACACTCCTAGttctggggcgggggggggatcAACCCTAATTTGAAATAGTTACAGAGTCACAGCATTACAAGATATAGAACTGGGTGATTCCCTGACCCCCGGTGGTGACAAGACCACAGTACACCATCACACTGGGACATAAACATGCAAGACAATTCCAAGCTGTCTTGGCATTGTAAGAGATAATTCCCAAACATTCCTGGTACACTGGTCTGTTCTTTTCTGTACCTTTGTCATTGTAAGGATATCACACAAATGGAATCCAAACAGGATTGTGTTAGGGGCTGGCCTTTTCTGATAAAGCAAAGTCGGAGTTTACCAAAGGAGGGAGACTTGTAAGAGAGGGAGGGTGGAGCAGAGTGGGAGGaaatggctttcttctttcttttttttttatttgtgtatgcaagtgtgtctGTTGTGTTTACCACATTATGGGTGTCTGTGGAggaagagtgtcagatcccctgggattgGTGTTACAGGCAGTGAGCggtcatgtgggttctgggaactgaactccagtcctgtggaagagcagcagtgagggctctcaaccactgagtctttcctgcccagaaatggctcagctcccttccctttgccttccccccccctttttttttcgagacagggtttctctgtgtagtcctggctgtcctggaactcactctgtagaccaggctggccttgaactcagaaatccacctgcctctgcctcccagagtactgggattacaggggtgtgccaccactgcccgactcccctttcccttttccctttttcctttgctctttgcccttcccttccttccctcctctcctctccccttccttcccctcccctccctttccttcctctttgcttgtttgtttgtttgtttcatttatttgtttgttttgagacagggtttctctgtgaagctctgACCATCCTTCccggaactctgtagaccaggctggcctcaaacttagagatccaacTGTTTCCTccaatgctggcattaaaggtgcaTACCACCACTGCTGGGGCAGGTAGGAACAGCTTTCTGTAGAGAACACAGTTCCTTGGAGATTCCTGCAATATACTGTGTGCATTGGGAGTCTGTCCTACAAGCTTTTTTGGACGAAGCCAAGGAGCTACAGTTTGCAAGCGGCTGGAAGACCTTAAATAGCCGAAGGGACTTCACCGAGGTCACCCAACTTGTTTGGAGTTTGGGCTCAGTTCAAATTACAAAGCTGGAGCTGGCTCTCCTCAGCGGGTACAGCAGCGTGACAAAAACACCACGTCTGATCTTCTTTCTTGTTTCCCCTTTGTGCTGTGATCCTCACAGTTCTGGGAGCCATGGAAAACAGAACAGCACCCCTCTCCCGTCACTGTCACCGCATGTGACGCCCTAGCCCCTTTATGAGCTCAGACCCATTCCTTGTTTCCCCCTCTAAGGTACCTACACGTCTTTAACAACACCTTTCGCACGGCTTCCTGGTACCTCTCATGGCTGTTCTGGTGCACAGAATAATTACCCTCTTCTGAGACGATCGGGGGAAGCCTTGTGGGCACTGTATCCTTCTGGTCTGAAATGAGAAGATCTATTTTGAGTACTTGGCAAATGCGGCTACTTTATTCTCTGATTTTCCTGGTCACTGTGCCAACTAGGTGTGTAGGGATCTTCCCTAGCTTGGACATTCAGTTCTCAGGATCCCAGGAGTTAAATTGTCAGGCCCGTgatagaggggagggaggaagaacttGGGGTTCACAAGAAGCCCTCACCACTTGTCTCTGATTCTCAGGTTTTGAATGACTTCCCACTGGCCTTGGGAGACTGGATAGATAGGACCAGAGTAGGTGCTGACCAGCGTAGACTTTCCCCAGACTGACAATGGCATAGAATCAAATGGTCTGAAAGGGGGAGTCAGGCTGCTAAGTCCTGGAAGATGAGCAATTGTGGGCAGGGCAGAATTATGAAGGTGCTTCAGGCAGCAGGATGGACACTGCttcagaaggagggagagggagagggagagggagagggagagggagagggagagggagagggagagggagagggagaagagagcatTCTGTTGATTAGAACCTGGAACGCTGGGTGATGTGGAGGGGGACCAGCATTAAGGGGAACCTTGTAAGGTTGCATAGTGGGTACATGGTGGTCGTGTTTTGGAATTGTctcttagctgggcggtggtggcgcacgcctttaatcccagcacttgggaggtagaggcaggtggatttctgagttcgaggccagcctggtctacagagtgaattccaggacagccagggctatacagagaaaccctgtcccaaacaaaacaaaacaaaacaacccccccccaaaacaaacaaaaaaagatcttGCATCTCACAAAGAAAACTAGCTCTCCTTTACCAGGCCTCTCAAAGCAAAGGAAGCAGGCTGGATTTACATCAAACACATCTAGAttttattagttaattaattagtcAATTAATTAATATTTGAGGCAatatttcactgtgtagtcctggatgtgtTGAAACTtgttgtatagaccaggctggccttgaactcacagagatctgcttgcctctgcctccccagtgtggaGATTTAAGGCTGTGgtctagattttttaaaaagattatttatttatttatttatttatttatttatttatttatttaatgtacctgaatacactgttgctctcttcagacacaccagaagatcccattacagatggttgtgagccagccatgtagttgctgggaattgaactcaggacctctggaagagccttaAGTACTTTTAACCATtgcgccatctctccaccctgtgGTCTAGATTTTGAGCTAAAGATGGGTTTGCAAGGAAGCCATGTCCATACAGAGCTTTTGCTAGCGATGGGCactggtggtggcggcagcatcACATCCTGTTTCTCCCAGCAGCCTACAGTACTGTGTCGCTGGGGCCAGCAGTGCCCACCATAATGTCCAGTGCAGCAGTATCTGTTCACATCTCAAACCCTGAACCAGAGTGGAtgtgataactttttttttaagatttatttatttattatatataagtacactgtagctgtcttcagacattctagaagagggcgccagatcttgattgtcagatcttgttatgaatggttgtgagccaccatgtggttgctgggatttgaactcaggacctttgggagagcagtcggtgctcttaaccactgagctatctctccagcccggatGTGATAACTTTTAAGATGCAGGACAGTGTGGCTTGGTCAGGGGCAAAAAGAAGGGTGTTGTCTAGGGTTGCTCCAAAATTTCTCTGGCTATAAAGAAGCCagatccccccccacacacacacacacactccccggCCAGGTCCCTAAGACCCAGCTCTTCGTCTTGTGTTCTTCATGTCTCTGTTCTGTTCTCCTGGAACTGTGGCTCTGACCTACTCCTCAggttttttcctccttcttagTGCTCGTCAGGAATGAGATCACTTTTTACCCTTCTCTCTGAAAACTGTTGAAGATGGCTGACTCATCTCCTCCAGGGTGAGGTGATGTTGCTTCTGTGGTGTTCTTTCCCAATCCCTGACTGTCGTCGTCTTCTTCCTAGCTGGGCTTCTCTCACTCCTCGACTCTCCATGTTGTCCTCCAAAGGAAATCCTTCACATCCTATGACTGGGGATCCCCCTGGCGTGAGGAGCAGTTAAGGCGTCCCCCGTCCCCCACCTCCGGTGAAGAGGGACGTAAGAGGGTTGGCTGTCCTGATGGCTCGGCCGGAGCACTGTTCTGGGACCCTGGCTTGCAGCAGGGGCCGATCTGCACTTAATCGTGCGTTCCAGCAATGAGGGGTCATTTCTGGAAATGGTTTGAGCCTGGTTCTTCAGCTTTAGGCAAGGTAAAAGTAGCAATATGTCCATAGACAAATTGTTGTGGATTGAGAAGTAATAGTAGGCATATTTCTGGTGGGTGTTAGGATCTGGACTGAGAGTAAATTATGGTTTTAAATACGGGTGACAGCAAGAGCACCTTCTGGTCTCTGGGTGTCACACTGTTCTTAAGATACAACCAGATGATGTTCTCTGTTATTTCAAAGTGCCCAAGCAGCAGGCTCTCAGATTCCCATGTGGATGGGAGCTGCGTGTGGAGTCTACACCACAGTCTCACCCACTTGGATGCCTGCCACTTGAGTCAAACACGCACCTCGCTCCTAGGGTTCCTTTcgttctgtttttcatttttctttttttgtcaaaCCAGGAGATATCCTTGTAGCTTCCGCAGACTGCCCAGGTTTGGAAGGTGCCCACATGAAGGGTGGGTAAGAGACACGTTGTGATTGCTGAGGAACACTCCCTACAAAGGGTACAACAGGTGAACCCCACTGTGGCTGGGGAGTCAAATCAATATCTTGTTGATTTGTGCAGGAGGCACAACGAAGCTTCTCCACACAGCAGGCTGTGCCCTGTCTTTAATGGTCCTGGTGGGAGAATACACAGGAGGGACCGTGAATAGCTTCTTCTAGAGTTGGGCCGTAAGTTGGGGGTCATCATGAGAGTACATTTAATGCACTGACTGCACCTCGAAGGCATCCTGGGCGAATGCTTGGGTGGCTCTTGTTCTCATCCTAACTAATGTTGCAGAGTTTTCAATGTCATAGGCTGTCCTATGACCAGGGGACGGTCCTAGAATCTAGTCATTCACAGACTCAATAACCCCTTGAAGTTTGACGTCTAGGTTAAGGGTTAGTTCCAGGTTCTTGGTTCATAATGGCAACAGTCTCCAATACACCACCGTTCTTGtaattgtcttggtcttgctggTTTACAAATGGCAATACCACTTAATGGGAAATTCATACGAGGTCAGGATGAGAGAAAAGGTTATGGTATTATACATAAAAATACGATGACTCCTGGGCTGGCTGGATGGCCGGCCCAGCAGTTATGACTGTTAGCTTGCTGTGCTAACTCGAGAACCAGAGTTCATCTCCTCACACCCACAAGAAGGCCAGGTGTGGCTCCATGCATCATGCCTGCCACTCCAACGTGGAGGAGACATAATAAACAGGGAGATCACTGTTGTTTGCTGGCTGCAATTCTAGTCAAAAAGTGGAGCTCTAAGTTCTTctggagaccctgcctcaaaggatcAAGGTAAAGAGACCGATAGAACATCTGGGGCTCCCCTCGGACTTCCATGTGAGCACAGGCCTACTCACTCACAACAGTGCAGCCGCCATATACACATAGACCATAAAACGtatttttaacttgaaaatgACCCCTATCTAGGAAGTCATATCAAATGGGATTAGCCTGGGAAtattttttgttaaagatttatttatttattttatgtatatgagtacaccgttattttatgtattttatgtatatggacctctgctcgctccagtcAACCCCACTCGCTCCggctttaaagatttatttattattatatctaagtacactgtagctgtcctcagacagcaccagaagagggcgtcagatctcatcacaaatggctgtgagccaacatgtggttgctgggatttgaactcaggaccttcggaagaacagtcagcgctcttaactgctgagccatctctccagccctggcctggGGATATTAAGATGATTTGCTGAAGTGTGTTCGGAGGGCTGGCTGTACTACCTGACTTCCCTGATGCAAGGTCATTAGCTGTGCTTCGGGAGGAACGGGACAG
This portion of the Apodemus sylvaticus chromosome 17, mApoSyl1.1, whole genome shotgun sequence genome encodes:
- the Tex49 gene encoding testis-expressed protein 49, translating into MAFFNLYLLGYQHYFRSKMRTTTPETDQKDTVPTRLPPIVSEEGNYSVHQNSHERYQEAVRKVLLKTFPNQVFRVPVTDAQNFSFWRSNIPGVRPEKAIPWIKTPHHCLIKSPMTRFVDHSRLNDKTFSLY